One genomic region from Leptolyngbyaceae cyanobacterium JSC-12 encodes:
- a CDS encoding Fe2+/Zn2+ uptake regulation protein (IMG reference gene:2510093719~PFAM: Ferric uptake regulator family), with the protein MNEFVAVNSSKDIIVQTLKQKGLRVTPQRFAVYASLLSRTDHPTVDQLLNDLNQEFPVSSQATIYTSLQALQSAGLVREVLLEPGVTRYDANVDPHHHFRCRCCGEIEDIPWTTFETLNLHNVRQGLRADEYEVTVYGLCDRCQTEPQRQESEIA; encoded by the coding sequence GTGAATGAATTTGTTGCTGTGAACAGTTCAAAGGACATTATTGTGCAAACCCTCAAGCAGAAAGGGTTGCGTGTAACACCGCAGCGATTTGCAGTTTACGCTAGCCTATTGTCACGAACGGATCATCCAACCGTTGATCAACTCTTGAACGATTTGAATCAGGAGTTTCCGGTTTCATCGCAAGCTACAATTTACACGTCTCTGCAAGCGCTTCAATCTGCTGGATTGGTACGCGAAGTCCTATTGGAACCTGGTGTGACACGTTATGATGCGAATGTTGATCCGCATCATCACTTTCGTTGTCGTTGTTGTGGCGAAATTGAAGATATCCCCTGGACAACGTTTGAAACTCTCAATCTTCATAACGTGCGCCAGGGGTTACGGGCGGATGAATATGAAGTGACTGTGTATGGCTTGTGCGATCGCTGCCAGACAGAGCCACAGAGGCAGGAATCAGAGATTGCCTAA
- a CDS encoding hypothetical protein (IMG reference gene:2510093720) encodes MDNIDTASFLLPRSRYRGKVKPENLVFNANLQEFAQRVSYISCLETNGKLSPEESYEQIKKLWKELKQSHKQLGIGKPSLLDEDNHSF; translated from the coding sequence ATGGACAATATCGACACTGCTAGCTTTCTACTCCCTCGTTCTCGCTATCGTGGAAAAGTGAAACCTGAGAACCTGGTGTTTAATGCAAATCTACAGGAGTTTGCCCAGCGAGTGTCCTATATTAGTTGCCTGGAAACCAACGGCAAATTGTCTCCTGAAGAATCTTATGAGCAAATTAAAAAGTTGTGGAAAGAGTTAAAGCAAAGCCATAAGCAGCTTGGCATTGGGAAACCTTCTCTACTTGATGAAGACAACCATTCCTTCTAA
- a CDS encoding 'Carbohydrate-selective porin, OprB family',S-layer domain containing protein (IMG reference gene:2510093721~PFAM: Carbohydrate-selective porin, OprB family; S-layer homology domain), protein MQMQSLWKSLLVSPFLLGAIALSASAQSLSDAEVDSWTPVTHLASNSSSLADLDQVTSVSQLTDVRPTDWAFQALQSLVERYGCIVGYPDRTYRGNRALSRYEFAAGVNACLDKIQELIAAATADFVRKEDLEVIKRLQEEFAAELATLRGRVDALDVRTATLEKQQFSLTTKLNGEVVFAASGLATGQNARGEDVFKTGIFGDRVRLNFDTSFTGEDLLRTRLQAGNFRSFTSSLGTFEGEQRFASPDGSNEVEVDALLYQFPVGEKLTVVIEANAGASDDFVDTVNPFLDGDGGSGALTNFGSRNPIHYLLEGTGLGLRYEFNDFLEISGGYLAADASSPLRGRGLFNGAYGVIGQLTIKPSEAIKIGLTYVHAYNNDFTANGASGSNRANLRSALLNNTDLPDALAPFGGLDIPTSSNAYGVSASFQVNPKFVINGFGGYVNTRTLATRGVLPRGELDIWTYAIGLAFPDLLKDGNLGGIIVGVEPRVKGVSRGLRSAIGRDPDTSIHVEAFYQYRINDYISITPGIIWLTAPDMNSNNSDVVIGTIRTTFTF, encoded by the coding sequence ATGCAAATGCAATCTCTTTGGAAATCTTTGTTAGTTAGTCCATTTCTGTTGGGTGCGATCGCGCTCTCTGCATCAGCTCAATCGCTTTCTGATGCCGAAGTTGATAGCTGGACACCCGTCACTCACCTTGCTTCCAATTCATCCAGTTTGGCTGATCTTGATCAAGTGACTTCTGTTTCCCAGCTTACAGACGTGAGACCTACAGATTGGGCGTTTCAAGCGTTGCAATCGCTGGTAGAACGGTATGGCTGTATTGTGGGTTACCCCGATAGAACCTATCGCGGCAATCGTGCCCTGTCTCGGTATGAATTTGCAGCAGGTGTCAACGCTTGCCTCGACAAAATTCAAGAATTAATTGCGGCAGCAACGGCAGATTTTGTTAGAAAAGAAGATTTAGAAGTGATTAAGCGCTTGCAAGAAGAATTTGCCGCAGAACTGGCAACTTTACGAGGGCGTGTAGATGCGCTGGACGTGCGAACAGCGACTCTGGAAAAACAGCAGTTCTCTCTTACCACCAAGCTTAATGGTGAAGTGGTGTTTGCAGCTAGTGGGCTTGCTACAGGACAAAATGCTCGTGGGGAGGATGTGTTTAAGACAGGGATTTTTGGCGATCGCGTCCGGCTCAACTTTGACACTAGCTTCACGGGAGAAGACCTACTGCGAACTCGACTCCAGGCAGGTAATTTCCGCTCGTTTACCAGCAGTTTGGGAACCTTTGAAGGCGAGCAACGCTTTGCCAGCCCAGACGGGAGCAACGAAGTTGAGGTGGATGCATTGCTGTATCAATTTCCTGTGGGGGAAAAACTGACAGTAGTCATTGAAGCTAACGCAGGTGCATCAGATGACTTTGTTGATACAGTGAATCCGTTTTTGGATGGAGATGGGGGTAGTGGCGCTTTAACCAACTTTGGTTCTCGTAATCCAATCCATTACCTGCTCGAGGGGACGGGCTTAGGGTTACGCTACGAATTCAACGATTTTCTGGAAATTAGTGGAGGTTACCTGGCAGCAGATGCCTCCAGTCCGCTACGTGGTAGGGGGTTGTTTAATGGCGCCTATGGAGTGATTGGGCAATTGACGATCAAGCCTAGCGAAGCCATTAAAATCGGCTTAACCTACGTTCATGCCTACAACAACGACTTCACAGCCAATGGAGCATCGGGAAGTAATCGAGCTAATTTGCGATCGGCACTGCTGAATAATACAGATTTGCCGGATGCTTTAGCGCCGTTTGGCGGGTTGGATATTCCCACTTCTAGCAATGCTTATGGGGTCAGTGCATCTTTCCAGGTCAATCCTAAGTTCGTGATCAACGGCTTTGGTGGCTATGTGAACACCCGTACCCTGGCTACCCGTGGCGTGTTGCCCAGGGGCGAACTGGATATCTGGACTTATGCGATTGGTTTGGCGTTTCCTGATTTGTTGAAGGACGGCAACCTGGGTGGCATTATTGTTGGGGTGGAACCTCGGGTAAAAGGTGTGAGTCGTGGGTTGCGCTCAGCAATTGGGCGCGATCCCGATACATCCATCCATGTAGAAGCCTTTTATCAATATCGCATCAACGACTACATCAGCATTACGCCTGGCATTATCTGGTTAACTGCACCCGATATGAACTCTAACAATTCTGATGTGGTAATTGGCACAATCCGAACCACGTTTACTTTCTAA
- a CDS encoding hypothetical protein (IMG reference gene:2510093722) encodes MLVLSPKRITATLSAFALVLLLISVARNFHYQITGAELRVGTIFSFGDQVNVPTWYSSSLMLLCALLMLVIAWDSHDKGDRFARHWGFLSLLLIFLSANEVVLLHRRLFALFIYVLPLPGKHLIGFFLLTTFVVGLFLAYRKFLACLPRQILSSFVAVGTLYFAAALIDKLDKREYWRYMQTFGIERSPGLLTAVDEMLELIGVIILIHAVLSYMSLHVKELRFYIKG; translated from the coding sequence ATGCTAGTTCTATCCCCAAAGCGTATCACCGCAACCTTGTCTGCCTTTGCGCTGGTGTTGTTGCTGATTAGTGTTGCTAGAAATTTTCATTACCAGATCACAGGCGCAGAACTGAGAGTGGGTACTATCTTCAGCTTTGGTGATCAGGTGAATGTGCCTACCTGGTATTCTTCCTCATTGATGCTGCTGTGTGCCCTGCTAATGCTGGTGATTGCCTGGGACAGTCACGACAAGGGCGATCGCTTTGCCCGCCACTGGGGGTTTCTATCACTGCTGCTCATCTTTCTGTCAGCCAATGAGGTTGTTCTATTGCATCGGCGGCTGTTTGCATTGTTTATCTATGTACTGCCCCTACCTGGAAAGCACTTGATTGGCTTTTTTCTACTCACAACTTTCGTCGTTGGGTTGTTTCTGGCGTACCGTAAATTTTTAGCCTGTTTACCCAGGCAAATTCTGAGTAGCTTTGTTGCGGTTGGGACGCTCTATTTTGCTGCTGCTCTAATTGATAAATTAGACAAGCGTGAGTATTGGCGTTACATGCAAACGTTTGGAATTGAGCGATCGCCTGGGTTACTAACCGCAGTTGACGAAATGCTCGAACTGATTGGCGTGATTATATTGATCCACGCTGTGTTGTCTTATATGAGCTTGCATGTCAAAGAACTACGATTTTATATCAAGGGATAA
- a CDS encoding hypothetical protein (IMG reference gene:2510093723) codes for MLTQLRCPIRLSFSSTDGLITSDVETVGTLYQKDCDRYHLLLTEPLVTEWNLLFQAFDLSTTVIPTPRLLWFEFSPYRVAITMQGNGQFSYRHLFAPGVFGTTRYWLQASANPSEQFCLRNFTRNLHVKGNPLPCYLLLEYELWADQLKLGDYTLSLDIQH; via the coding sequence ATGTTGACCCAACTTCGTTGCCCAATTCGGTTGTCCTTCAGTTCTACCGATGGTCTAATCACGTCTGATGTTGAAACGGTTGGAACACTTTATCAGAAGGACTGCGATCGCTACCATCTGCTACTAACGGAACCGCTGGTCACTGAATGGAACTTATTATTTCAAGCCTTTGATCTTTCAACAACGGTCATTCCTACACCCCGCCTGTTGTGGTTCGAGTTTTCGCCTTATCGCGTCGCTATAACGATGCAGGGAAATGGGCAGTTCAGCTACCGTCATTTGTTTGCGCCTGGTGTATTTGGCACAACTCGTTATTGGCTACAAGCTAGCGCCAATCCCAGTGAACAGTTTTGTTTGCGTAACTTTACACGCAACTTGCACGTGAAGGGCAATCCGCTACCGTGTTATTTGTTGTTGGAATATGAATTGTGGGCAGATCAGCTTAAGTTAGGCGATTACACCTTAAGTTTGGATATCCAACATTAG
- a CDS encoding 3-phosphoshikimate 1-carboxyvinyltransferase (IMG reference gene:2510093724~PFAM: EPSP synthase (3-phosphoshikimate 1-carboxyvinyltransferase)~TIGRFAM: 3-phosphoshikimate 1-carboxyvinyltransferase), translated as MSESNRIFIESIECQQRLTITRPDAGFSLQGRIRVPGDKSISHRALMLGALADGETTIQGLLLGEDPRSTAACFRALGADISDLNSEAVRVRGTGLGKLLEPADVLNAGNSGTTLRLMLGILASHEGRFFTVTGDDSLRSRPMSRVVNPLQQMGAEIWGRKDGSLAPLAVRGRSLQPIHYQSPIASAQVKSCVLLAGLMANGRTTVTEPALSRDHSERMLKAFGANIIVDPETCSASVVGPATLTGQSVVVPGDISSAAFWLVAGAIVPGSNLTIENVGINPTRTGVLEVLAMMGADITQENVREVAGEPVADLRVRASARLRACKIAGDLIPRLIDEIPVLVVAAAFAEGTTVIQNAEELRVKESDRITVMATQFNKMGAQVTELPDGMEITGGTALTGTEVDSHMDHRIAMSLAIAALNAKGTTIINQAEAAAISYPEFVETLQMVCTE; from the coding sequence ATGTCAGAGTCGAATCGTATTTTCATTGAATCCATTGAATGTCAGCAACGTTTGACAATTACCCGCCCTGATGCTGGATTTTCGCTGCAAGGGCGAATCCGCGTTCCGGGAGATAAGTCCATTTCCCACCGAGCCTTGATGCTGGGCGCACTGGCAGACGGTGAGACAACGATCCAAGGGCTGCTGCTAGGTGAAGATCCACGCAGTACAGCCGCCTGTTTTCGGGCGCTGGGAGCAGACATTTCTGACCTGAATTCGGAAGCAGTGCGGGTGCGAGGCACTGGGCTGGGAAAATTGCTGGAACCCGCAGATGTGCTGAATGCAGGGAACTCCGGCACAACATTACGGTTGATGCTGGGTATTCTGGCATCCCATGAAGGACGATTTTTCACCGTTACAGGGGATGATTCCCTGCGATCGCGCCCGATGTCGCGTGTGGTTAACCCGTTGCAGCAAATGGGGGCAGAAATTTGGGGACGTAAAGATGGCTCGCTGGCTCCACTGGCAGTGCGGGGGCGATCGCTGCAACCTATACATTATCAGTCGCCTATCGCTTCGGCACAGGTGAAATCTTGCGTTTTGCTGGCGGGGTTAATGGCAAATGGACGAACCACTGTGACAGAACCCGCGCTTTCCCGCGACCACAGTGAACGCATGTTGAAAGCGTTTGGAGCCAATATCATTGTCGATCCTGAAACTTGTAGCGCCAGTGTTGTTGGACCTGCCACTCTTACCGGGCAATCGGTTGTGGTTCCGGGAGATATTAGCTCTGCTGCTTTTTGGCTGGTGGCAGGGGCGATCGTTCCTGGCTCCAATTTAACCATTGAGAACGTGGGGATTAACCCGACGCGCACGGGAGTTTTGGAAGTGCTGGCAATGATGGGGGCAGATATTACCCAAGAAAACGTGCGAGAGGTGGCAGGTGAACCCGTTGCCGATTTGCGAGTACGGGCAAGTGCGCGATTGCGAGCCTGCAAAATTGCGGGTGACTTGATTCCGCGCCTAATTGATGAAATTCCGGTTTTGGTGGTTGCGGCAGCCTTTGCCGAGGGTACAACAGTGATTCAAAATGCTGAGGAATTACGTGTCAAAGAAAGCGATCGCATCACTGTAATGGCAACCCAGTTCAACAAAATGGGAGCACAGGTAACTGAACTCCCTGACGGCATGGAAATTACAGGCGGTACAGCCCTCACTGGCACTGAAGTGGATAGTCATATGGATCACCGCATTGCCATGAGTCTGGCGATCGCCGCCCTCAATGCCAAAGGCACTACAATAATCAATCAGGCAGAAGCTGCCGCTATTTCCTATCCCGAATTTGTTGAAACCCTGCAAATGGTTTGTACCGAATGA
- a CDS encoding hypothetical protein (IMG reference gene:2510093725): MKPELADLQISEQEIERLSGCDVGPIFIGGVFGGVYRTSTFRGSQRLVGFCLTQIAVFLLSCMFMLPLGLATIRNSTSTMNQLSGILPFLGVVMGSALVVVVLWNGYMIIRRSHFHRFMHLLDEIDRYHEVIRAITVLDQLDSVNNRASETVAGQSSTLHNRAEVLEALRLTRDSLVASLMTERILRESRGLLARRQELLTSIETNLTTVRALEVKHHASEYGQFLNEALQIGMSVQREMQKMM, encoded by the coding sequence ATGAAACCTGAGTTGGCAGATTTGCAGATTTCAGAGCAGGAGATTGAACGGTTAAGCGGTTGCGATGTTGGTCCTATTTTTATTGGTGGCGTATTTGGTGGGGTTTATCGCACTTCCACATTTCGAGGTTCTCAACGGTTAGTAGGCTTTTGCCTTACACAAATAGCGGTTTTTTTGCTGAGTTGTATGTTTATGCTGCCGTTAGGCTTGGCAACGATTCGCAATTCAACCAGTACCATGAATCAACTCAGCGGTATACTGCCGTTTTTGGGAGTTGTTATGGGCAGCGCATTGGTGGTAGTAGTGCTTTGGAATGGCTACATGATAATCCGTCGTAGCCATTTCCATCGATTTATGCATTTGCTGGATGAGATTGATCGCTACCATGAGGTGATTCGGGCGATCACTGTGCTGGATCAGTTGGATTCTGTGAATAACCGAGCCTCAGAAACGGTTGCTGGTCAATCATCCACCTTGCATAATCGGGCGGAAGTGCTAGAAGCCTTGCGCCTGACTCGCGATAGTCTGGTTGCCAGTTTAATGACCGAACGTATTTTGCGGGAGAGTAGAGGTTTGTTGGCTCGGCGGCAGGAGTTGCTCACCAGCATTGAGACAAATTTGACCACAGTCAGAGCGCTGGAAGTGAAACATCACGCCAGCGAATATGGGCAATTTCTCAACGAAGCGTTGCAAATCGGTATGAGTGTGCAACGTGAAATGCAGAAAATGATGTGA
- a CDS encoding hypothetical protein (IMG reference gene:2510093726), whose product MNYFSTVISLLRDRNEFLEEIHNGVKLKSKISALMISSFCFFAVYGAIIGTFHSPLQAASSAIKLPALYLITLLVCLPTLYIFNVLFGAKQTIAQHFTYLLTAVSVIALLLCGFAPVTLFFLITVNDYSFFLLLNVIIFVLTGILGVSFLYQVMRPVADGENSQGIKVRTSILRLALSLWVCGQPTRLDSAPIFWLTGAV is encoded by the coding sequence ATGAACTATTTTTCTACCGTGATCTCTTTGCTGCGCGATCGCAACGAGTTTTTGGAAGAAATTCATAACGGAGTCAAGCTTAAAAGCAAGATTTCAGCTTTGATGATTTCTAGCTTTTGTTTTTTTGCGGTTTATGGTGCAATCATCGGGACATTTCACAGTCCCCTCCAGGCAGCTTCTTCAGCAATTAAGCTACCTGCACTGTATCTCATCACATTATTAGTTTGTTTGCCAACGCTATACATTTTTAATGTGCTATTTGGTGCCAAGCAAACAATCGCACAACATTTCACCTATCTTCTAACTGCTGTTTCAGTGATTGCACTATTACTATGTGGCTTTGCACCTGTCACACTCTTTTTTCTGATTACAGTCAACGATTACAGTTTTTTTCTACTACTCAACGTTATCATCTTCGTACTCACAGGTATCTTAGGAGTGTCTTTCCTATACCAGGTTATGCGCCCAGTTGCCGATGGCGAGAATAGCCAGGGAATCAAGGTTCGCACGAGCATCCTGCGTTTGGCTCTATCTTTATGGGTTTGTGGGCAGCCAACTAGGCTGGACTCTGCGCCCATTTTTTGGCTCACCGGGGCAGTTTGA
- a CDS encoding hypothetical protein (IMG reference gene:2510093727~PFAM: Protein of unknown function (DUF559)), with protein sequence MEKLPTILIPTAITDAIATSKDSLPWVLKQTQSPVGMHYKPPKGHSEIQFEQDLWQYFPNRIHTGLMMPRPGHDQPYVPDFAYIDPILNLYIDIEVDEPYTHNTRQPLHYADSEKDQQRNQFFLEAGWIVIRFSELQVVKMPMSCCKVIASTIASITQDNTLMNPFRQVPTLKPEQRWSYEEAQHMIKTAYREQYLPAPQSDFSSKPRKSRKSVHSAHSRSPIRITQFTFYCSVCGEGPLRWKGSYIACPTCGAPATTSDCSL encoded by the coding sequence ATGGAGAAGTTACCAACCATTCTAATTCCAACAGCGATCACAGACGCGATCGCAACTTCTAAGGATTCATTGCCCTGGGTTCTCAAGCAAACTCAGTCGCCCGTGGGAATGCACTATAAACCACCAAAGGGACATTCAGAAATCCAATTTGAGCAAGATCTCTGGCAGTATTTTCCTAACAGGATTCATACTGGGTTAATGATGCCCAGACCTGGACATGATCAACCCTACGTTCCAGATTTTGCTTACATTGATCCCATACTTAACCTGTACATTGATATTGAAGTAGACGAACCTTACACACACAACACTCGTCAACCATTACACTATGCTGACTCTGAAAAGGATCAACAACGTAACCAATTTTTTCTGGAGGCTGGATGGATTGTCATCCGTTTCAGCGAATTACAAGTGGTAAAAATGCCGATGAGTTGTTGCAAGGTGATCGCGAGTACGATTGCCTCAATCACTCAGGACAACACCCTGATGAATCCGTTCCGACAAGTTCCCACCCTTAAGCCGGAACAACGCTGGAGTTATGAAGAAGCTCAACACATGATAAAAACCGCTTATCGTGAGCAGTACTTGCCTGCACCACAATCGGATTTTTCATCCAAACCGCGAAAGTCAAGAAAATCAGTGCATAGCGCCCATTCGCGATCACCCATTCGTATCACTCAATTCACCTTCTACTGCTCCGTTTGCGGCGAGGGACCACTTCGTTGGAAAGGTAGCTACATTGCCTGCCCGACTTGTGGTGCTCCTGCCACTACGAGTGACTGCTCCCTCTAA
- a CDS encoding 4-hydroxyphenylpyruvate dioxygenase (IMG reference gene:2510093728~PFAM: Glyoxalase/Bleomycin resistance protein/Dioxygenase superfamily~TIGRFAM: 4-hydroxyphenylpyruvate dioxygenase) has translation MSNICPIKGLDHLEFYVGNAKQAATYFSKCFGFTTTAYCGLETGERKVTSYVLEQGNIRFVISSALGSEHAIAKSVLKHGDTIAVVALEVVDVVSIYKHAVGGGAVGIIPPTEQESEHGVLRYAAIRIFGDTMIKFIDRSDYAGVFAPGFVPRASTLTNAAGLKGIDHVVGNVELGAMNRWVDFFVKTMGFDVQMHFDDQAISTDYSALMSKVLQNGGKTTFNINEPAVGKRKSQIDEYLEFHNGPGIQHIGLITENIVETVVHLKKSGVEFLPIPKTYYENLDSWVKDIDIPVEKLAELGILVDRDENGYLLQLFTKPVSDRPTLFFEVIERHGSRGFGAGNFKSLFIALEQEQARRGNL, from the coding sequence GTGAGTAACATTTGCCCAATTAAGGGACTTGATCATTTGGAGTTTTATGTTGGCAATGCCAAGCAAGCAGCTACCTATTTTTCTAAGTGTTTTGGATTCACGACTACAGCATACTGTGGCTTAGAAACAGGTGAACGCAAAGTAACTTCCTATGTATTAGAGCAGGGAAATATTCGCTTTGTGATTAGCTCAGCACTCGGTTCAGAGCATGCAATTGCAAAAAGCGTATTGAAGCACGGCGATACAATTGCTGTGGTTGCGTTGGAGGTTGTGGATGTTGTCAGTATTTATAAGCACGCAGTAGGAGGGGGAGCCGTTGGTATTATTCCTCCAACGGAGCAAGAAAGTGAGCATGGTGTACTGCGATATGCAGCAATTCGGATTTTTGGCGATACGATGATCAAATTCATTGATCGCAGCGACTATGCAGGAGTTTTTGCTCCGGGGTTTGTTCCACGTGCATCAACATTGACAAATGCTGCTGGCTTAAAAGGGATTGACCACGTTGTTGGTAACGTTGAACTTGGTGCCATGAATCGCTGGGTAGATTTCTTCGTCAAAACAATGGGTTTTGATGTACAGATGCATTTCGATGATCAAGCGATTTCAACTGATTACTCAGCTTTGATGTCAAAAGTGTTGCAAAATGGCGGGAAAACAACCTTCAATATAAATGAACCAGCTGTTGGTAAACGTAAGTCTCAAATTGATGAATATCTAGAGTTTCATAATGGTCCTGGTATTCAACATATTGGTTTGATAACCGAAAATATTGTTGAAACTGTGGTTCATCTCAAAAAGAGTGGAGTGGAGTTTCTACCAATTCCAAAAACCTATTACGAGAACCTAGATAGCTGGGTTAAAGACATTGATATTCCGGTTGAGAAGTTAGCAGAATTAGGCATCTTAGTGGATCGTGATGAAAATGGCTATCTATTACAGCTCTTCACGAAACCAGTTAGCGATCGCCCCACCCTATTCTTTGAGGTGATCGAACGACATGGTTCACGTGGATTTGGAGCCGGAAATTTCAAATCCTTGTTTATTGCCCTTGAGCAAGAACAGGCTCGCAGAGGTAATCTTTAG